In Zunongwangia profunda SM-A87, the following proteins share a genomic window:
- the tuf gene encoding elongation factor Tu gives MAKETYDRSKPHLNIGTIGHVDHGKTTLTAAITKVLADAGYSEARAFDQIDNAPEEKDRGITINSSHVEYATANRHYAHVDCPGHADYVKNMVTGAAQMDGAILVVAATDGPMPQTREHILLGRQVGIPRIVVFLNKVDLVDDEELLELVEMEVRDLLSFYEYDGDNGPVISGSALGALEGDDKWTQSVLDLMEAVDNWIELPQRDVDKPFLMPIEDVFSITGRGTVATGRIETGVANTGDPVEIIGMGAGKLTSTITGVEMFRKILDRGEAGDNVGLLLRGIEKTQISRGMVITKPGSVTPHAKFKAEVYILKKEEGGRHTPFHNNYRPQFYVRTTDVTGTISLPEGVEMVMPGDNLTITVDLIQPIAMNVGLRFAIREGGRTVGAGQVTEILD, from the coding sequence ATGGCAAAGGAAACTTATGATCGTTCCAAACCGCACTTAAATATAGGTACGATTGGACACGTAGATCACGGAAAAACTACTTTAACAGCAGCTATTACTAAGGTGTTAGCTGACGCTGGATATTCTGAAGCTAGAGCTTTCGATCAAATCGATAACGCTCCTGAGGAAAAAGATAGAGGTATTACCATTAACTCTTCTCACGTAGAGTACGCGACTGCAAACCGTCACTATGCTCACGTTGACTGTCCGGGTCACGCCGATTACGTTAAGAACATGGTAACTGGTGCTGCTCAGATGGACGGTGCTATCCTTGTTGTTGCTGCGACTGATGGTCCTATGCCACAAACTCGTGAGCACATCCTTCTTGGTCGCCAGGTTGGTATCCCAAGAATTGTTGTGTTTTTAAATAAAGTTGACCTTGTAGATGATGAGGAGCTTCTTGAGCTAGTAGAAATGGAAGTTAGAGATTTACTTTCTTTCTACGAGTATGATGGAGATAATGGTCCTGTAATTTCTGGATCTGCTCTTGGTGCTTTAGAAGGTGATGATAAATGGACACAGTCTGTTTTAGATCTTATGGAAGCTGTTGATAACTGGATTGAGTTACCACAGCGTGATGTTGATAAACCATTCTTAATGCCAATCGAAGATGTATTCTCTATTACTGGTCGTGGTACAGTAGCAACTGGACGTATCGAAACTGGTGTAGCTAATACTGGAGATCCTGTAGAGATTATTGGTATGGGTGCTGGTAAATTGACTTCTACAATTACTGGAGTAGAAATGTTCCGTAAAATTCTTGATAGAGGTGAAGCTGGTGATAACGTGGGTCTTTTATTAAGAGGTATCGAGAAAACTCAGATCTCTAGAGGTATGGTAATTACTAAACCTGGATCTGTAACTCCTCATGCTAAGTTTAAGGCAGAGGTTTATATCCTTAAAAAAGAAGAAGGTGGACGTCACACTCCATTCCATAACAACTACCGTCCTCAGTTCTACGTACGTACAACTGATGTGACAGGAACAATTAGTCTTCCTGAAGGAGTAGAGATGGTAATGCCAGGTGATAACCTTACAATTACTGTTGATTTGATTCAGCCTATTGCAATGAACGTTGGTCTACGTTTCGCTATCCGTGAAGGTGGTAGAACTGTAGGTGCTGGTCAGGTAACTGAAATTTTAGACTAA
- the secE gene encoding preprotein translocase subunit SecE yields MAGIVNYISESYNELKNHVTWTSWPEAQRLTILVAVFSIIFSLAIWGVDTLFSTVIEQYFEWVKS; encoded by the coding sequence ATGGCAGGAATTGTTAATTATATATCAGAGTCTTATAACGAGTTGAAAAACCATGTTACCTGGACAAGTTGGCCTGAAGCTCAAAGGCTAACAATTCTAGTTGCAGTTTTTTCTATTATTTTTTCTTTAGCTATTTGGGGTGTTGATACTTTATTCAGTACCGTGATTGAGCAATACTTTGAATGGGTAAAATCGTAA